The following coding sequences lie in one Zingiber officinale cultivar Zhangliang chromosome 2B, Zo_v1.1, whole genome shotgun sequence genomic window:
- the LOC122045024 gene encoding thioredoxin-like protein AAED1, chloroplastic isoform X2, producing MAMPIRATLPATADLAGKRFMRRRSSGSVTATRIRNFDQAFRLFSPPKERIRCSRFFPPLFAVSEPIVTYEDLTNSLENVEVFDVIGKAIRITDLWRDRKAVIAFARHFGCVFCRKRADLLASKKELMDAAGVALVLVGPGTVEQAKAFVEQTKFEGEVYADPTHSSYDAIKFAYGVLTTFTPSAGKKILELYLEGYRQDWELSFKKNTVERGGWQQGGIIIAGPGVNNISCIHKDKEAGDDPPIEDIIKACCQ from the exons ATGGCGATGCCCATTCGAGCAACTCTGCCGGCGACCGCCGATCTCGCCGGGAAAAGGTTCATGCGCCGCCGATCCTCCGGTTCCGTTACTGCTACGAGAATTCGTAACTTCGACCAAGCCTTCCGCCTCTTCTCTCCCCCCAAGGAGAGGATCCGGTGCTCCCGCTTCTTCCCTCCTCTCTTTGCAGTGTCCGAGCCCATAG TCACTTATGAAGACCTCACAAATTCCCTGGAAAATGTAGAAGTTTTTGATGTTATTGGTAAAGCTATTCGCATAACTGATTTGTGGAGAGATAGGAAAGCTGTAATTGCATTTGCACGCCATTTTGG ATGTGTCTTTTGCCGTAAACGTGCTGATCTTCTTGCTTCCAAAAAG GAGCTCATGGATGCAGCCGGAGTTGCACTTGTTTTGGTTGGGCCTGGTACCGTTGAACAG GCAAAGGCATTTGTTGAGCAAACCAAATTTGAAGGAG AAGTTTATGCAGATCCTACCCATTCATCTTATGATGCAATCAAGTTTGCTTATGGCGTTTTGACAacttttactccatct GCTGGTAAAAAGATCCTAGAATTATACTTGGAAGGCTATAGACAGGATTGGGAGCTGTCATTTAAAAAGAACACGGTTGAAAGAGGTGGTTG GCAACAAGGAGGCATAATCATAGCAGGCCCTGGTGTGAACAACATCTCATGCATCCACAAG GATAAGGAAGCTGGAGATGATCCACCTATAGAAGATATTATCAAAGCATGCTGTCAATGA
- the LOC122045024 gene encoding thioredoxin-like protein AAED1, chloroplastic isoform X1 has product MAMPIRATLPATADLAGKRFMRRRSSGSVTATRIRNFDQAFRLFSPPKERIRCSRFFPPLFAVSEPIGGASAVTYEDLTNSLENVEVFDVIGKAIRITDLWRDRKAVIAFARHFGCVFCRKRADLLASKKELMDAAGVALVLVGPGTVEQAKAFVEQTKFEGEVYADPTHSSYDAIKFAYGVLTTFTPSAGKKILELYLEGYRQDWELSFKKNTVERGGWQQGGIIIAGPGVNNISCIHKDKEAGDDPPIEDIIKACCQ; this is encoded by the exons ATGGCGATGCCCATTCGAGCAACTCTGCCGGCGACCGCCGATCTCGCCGGGAAAAGGTTCATGCGCCGCCGATCCTCCGGTTCCGTTACTGCTACGAGAATTCGTAACTTCGACCAAGCCTTCCGCCTCTTCTCTCCCCCCAAGGAGAGGATCCGGTGCTCCCGCTTCTTCCCTCCTCTCTTTGCAGTGTCCGAGCCCATAG GTGGTGCTTCTGCAGTCACTTATGAAGACCTCACAAATTCCCTGGAAAATGTAGAAGTTTTTGATGTTATTGGTAAAGCTATTCGCATAACTGATTTGTGGAGAGATAGGAAAGCTGTAATTGCATTTGCACGCCATTTTGG ATGTGTCTTTTGCCGTAAACGTGCTGATCTTCTTGCTTCCAAAAAG GAGCTCATGGATGCAGCCGGAGTTGCACTTGTTTTGGTTGGGCCTGGTACCGTTGAACAG GCAAAGGCATTTGTTGAGCAAACCAAATTTGAAGGAG AAGTTTATGCAGATCCTACCCATTCATCTTATGATGCAATCAAGTTTGCTTATGGCGTTTTGACAacttttactccatct GCTGGTAAAAAGATCCTAGAATTATACTTGGAAGGCTATAGACAGGATTGGGAGCTGTCATTTAAAAAGAACACGGTTGAAAGAGGTGGTTG GCAACAAGGAGGCATAATCATAGCAGGCCCTGGTGTGAACAACATCTCATGCATCCACAAG GATAAGGAAGCTGGAGATGATCCACCTATAGAAGATATTATCAAAGCATGCTGTCAATGA